Genomic window (Streptomyces liliiviolaceus):
GAGCACCGCGACGAGTACCCGCAGCAGATCGTCGACGGCCTCAAGGAGTTGGGCCTCTTCGGCCTGATGATCCCCGAGGAGTACGGGGGCCTGGGTGAGTCGCTCCTCACCTACGCGCTGTGCGTGGAGGAGATCGCGCGCGGCTGGATGTCGGTGTCCGGCATCATCAACACCCACTTCATCGTGGCCTACATGCTCAAGCAGCACGGCACGCAGGAGCAGAAGGAGTACTTCCTCCCGCGCATGGCGGCGGGCGAGGTGCGCGGCGCGTTCTCCATGTCCGAGCCGGCGCTCGGCTCCGACGTGTCGGCCATCACGTCGAAGGCGGTGAAGGACGGCGAGGAATATGTCCTGAACGGGCAGAAGATGTGGCTCACGAACGGCGGTACGTCGACTCTCGTGGCCGTTCTCGTGAAGAGTGACGAAGGCCACCCCGAGGGCACCGCGCCCCACAGGTCGATGACGACCTTCCTCGTCGAGAAGGAGCCCGGTTTCGGTGAGGTCCGCCCCGGCCTGACCATCCCCGGGAAGATCGACAAGATGGGCTACAAGGGGGTCGACACCACCGAGCTGATCATGGATGGCCTGCGCATTCCGGCCAATCGGGTCCTCGGCGGCGCCACCGGCCGAGGTTTTTATCAGATGATGGACGGCGTCGAAGTGGGCCGCGTCAACGTGGCCGCGCGTGGTTGCGGTGTCGCTCAGCGTGCGTTTGAGCTGGGCGTTTCCTATGCCCAGCAGCGCCACACCTTCGGCAAGCAGATCGCTCAGCATCAGGCGATCCAGTTCAAACTGGCCGAGATGGCTACCAAGGTCGAGGCCGCCCATGCGATGATGGTCAATGCGGCGCGCAAAAAGGACTCCGGGGAGCGAAACGACCTCGAAGCAGGGATGGCGAAGTACCTCGCCTCCGAATACTGCAAGGAGGTCGTGGAAGATGCCTTCCGGATCCACGGCGGCTACGGCTTCTCAAAGGAGTACGAGATCGAGCGCCTCTACCGCGAGGCCCCGATGCTGCTCATCGGTGAAGGTACCGCCGAGATCCAGAAAATGATCATCGGACGCAGGCTGCTCGAAGAGTATCGGCTGCAGGGTTAGATATACCGATTCGGGGTGTTTTCATCGAGAAGAAGATCACACCCCGTCAGCACTCTTCGGACACCGACTCGGCTTCCTGGCTTACCCAGTTGTGGCCCGCGACCGGTACGATCCCGGGAAAGCCGCCGTCCCCAGTCACAGCGCGGCATCATCCGCTACGAAGGTCATCCATGCCCCACAGCCAAACCTCTGCACCACGCGACAGCCTGGCCGGCGTACGTCTTGCGCGCGGAGCATCGCCGTGGCTCCTCCCGACCGTCGCCACCGCAGCCCTCAGCCTGGTACGCGCGCGCAAGTCCGGCGCCGCCAAGGCTGTGGCCGTACCCGCCACCGCTCTCGCGGCGGGCATGCTGTGGTTCTTCCGCGACCCCGAGCGCGAGATCACCCAGGGCCGGGTCATCTCGCCCGCCGACGGTGTGGTGCAGAGCATCATGCCGTGGAAGGACGGGCGCACCCGCGTCGCGATCTTCATGAGCCCGCTGAACGTCCACGTCAACCGCGCGCCTCTCTCCGGCACGGTGACGTCGGTCGAGCACATCCCCGGCGGCTTCGTTCCGGCTTTCAACAAGGAGAGCGAGAACAACGAGCGCGTTGTCTGGCACTTCGACACCGAGCTCGGCGACATCGAGATGATTCAGATCGCCGGTGCGGTCGCGCGGCGCATCGTGCCGTACGTCCCGCAGGGCACGAAGGTCGAGCAGGGCGAGCGGATCGGCCTGATCCGCTTCGGGTCGCGCGTCGACATCTACCTCCCCGAGGGCGTGGAGGTCGACGTGGAGGTCGGTCAGAAGACCGTGGCGGGGGTGACTCGCATTGACCGTGATTGATCCCGAGACGCAGACCGGCTGGGTGCCGGAGGCCGACGAGCTGGACGACGAGGAGGAGATGCCCCTCTCTCTCCGCCTCTCGATAGCGGACACGCTCACGCTCGGTAACGCCACGTGCGGCTTCATGGCGGTGTACTTCACCACCACCGGCATCCTCATCCCGCACCTCACGGGCAGCCAGGAGACCGGCATGGCGCGGCACAGCGCCGCCACGGCCGTGATCCTGATGCTCTGCGCGGCGGTCTTCGACCTGTTCGACGGTCTGGTCGCCCGCAAGCTGCGCTCGTCCCCGATGGGCGCGGAGCTGGACAACCTCTCGGACCTGATCAGCTTCGGTCTGGCACCGGCGTACTTCGTGCTCGTGTACGGCATGGTCGCCGACGACGCGCACCAGCGGGTCGCGGCGGTGGGCGGGATCGTGGTCCTGCTGGCGGTCGTGCTGCGGCTGGCGAGGTTCTCGTGCGTCACCGTCAAGGACGGCACCTTCCAGGGCATGCCGTCGCCGTTCGGCGCGCTGACGGTCGTCTCGATCGTGCTGCTTGAGCTGCCGTTCGTCGCCACGCTCATGGCGATCATCGGTACGGCGTGGCTGATGGTGAGCCGGGTCGAGTACCCGAAGCCGCGGGGGCGTCTCGCGGTGGCGATGCTTTCCTGGATCGTGCTCAGCATGGCGCTGCTGGCGGCCTGGGCGTTCGACGCGCCGGGTGGGCAGCTGCTGCTGCAGACGGGGTGTGCGCTGCAGCTCGTCATGGGGGCGGTCATTCCGCTCTTCGCCACGGCTCGGAGGGTCAATAACTTCCGCGGTAATCGGCGGGAGGCCCGGGCGGCGCAGCTGCCCTAGCGGGCGGCGCGTGATGTGACGTCGAAGGGCCCCGAACCTTTATGGTTCGGGGCCCTTCGTGTGGAGTGACGTCGGGTGCGGGTGCGTGGGGGCCGGTCGCGCAGTTCCCCGCGCCCCTGAAGGGCCCTGCGGGCCCCCAGGGGCCCCTACGCGCTCGGGGTGTATGCCTCCGCCACCGTCGACGCCGATGGCTGCTGGACCACCTTCATGCCGCCCGTCGACGACTTGTCGGGCTGGAGGATGACGCTCTCCTTGGAGGAGGGGGCCTTGGGGTCGGTGAAGTTCTGGGGGATGCCGAAGCCCGTGTCCAGGGCGTCGATGGTGAGCAGGGCCTTGTCCACGCCCTCACGGGTCAGGTCCTTGGACGCGCAGGCCTTCTTCAGTGCCTCGCCGAACGCGGCGGCGGCCGTCCAGCCGGCGACCACACCGTTGTCCAGGGAGTCCTTGGGATACGCCTTCTGGTAGTCGGCGACCAGCTTCTTCGCGCCCGGGGTGTCCGCGCCGATGGGCAGCGAGGGCGAGGCCACCCAGTAGTTCTTCGCCAGGGCCGGACCGGCCTGGGTGGCCAGCAGCTGCGGGGCGAAGGCCGAGTTGTTGCCGATGATCGGGACGTTGAAGCCGCCCGCCGCCGCGACACCGACCAGGGAGGCCGCCTGGCGGGGGCCCGCGCTGAGCACGACCGCCTTGACGCCGGCCTTCTTCAGGGCGGCGACCTGCGCGGTCATGTCGTTGTCGGTCGGCTTGATCTTCTGCTCGACGACGGTGAGCCCGGCCTCCTTCGCGATGTGCTTGGAGCCGGCCAGCGCGCTCTCGCCGTAGTCGCCCTCGAAGTAGACGTGC
Coding sequences:
- the pssA gene encoding CDP-diacylglycerol--serine O-phosphatidyltransferase; translation: MPEADELDDEEEMPLSLRLSIADTLTLGNATCGFMAVYFTTTGILIPHLTGSQETGMARHSAATAVILMLCAAVFDLFDGLVARKLRSSPMGAELDNLSDLISFGLAPAYFVLVYGMVADDAHQRVAAVGGIVVLLAVVLRLARFSCVTVKDGTFQGMPSPFGALTVVSIVLLELPFVATLMAIIGTAWLMVSRVEYPKPRGRLAVAMLSWIVLSMALLAAWAFDAPGGQLLLQTGCALQLVMGAVIPLFATARRVNNFRGNRREARAAQLP
- a CDS encoding acyl-CoA dehydrogenase family protein; the encoded protein is MARLAQTAGLTDIQREILSTVRDFVDKEIIPVATELEHRDEYPQQIVDGLKELGLFGLMIPEEYGGLGESLLTYALCVEEIARGWMSVSGIINTHFIVAYMLKQHGTQEQKEYFLPRMAAGEVRGAFSMSEPALGSDVSAITSKAVKDGEEYVLNGQKMWLTNGGTSTLVAVLVKSDEGHPEGTAPHRSMTTFLVEKEPGFGEVRPGLTIPGKIDKMGYKGVDTTELIMDGLRIPANRVLGGATGRGFYQMMDGVEVGRVNVAARGCGVAQRAFELGVSYAQQRHTFGKQIAQHQAIQFKLAEMATKVEAAHAMMVNAARKKDSGERNDLEAGMAKYLASEYCKEVVEDAFRIHGGYGFSKEYEIERLYREAPMLLIGEGTAEIQKMIIGRRLLEEYRLQG
- a CDS encoding ABC transporter substrate-binding protein, with product MSTLNTARTTRVAAGAIAALLLLSGCSSKAKDDDKKGDTAAGEVKTGEGISGKTISLGALTDMTGVYATLGKSVTQAQQLYVKQLNADGGVCGYKVELTVRDHGYDPQKAVSAYTELAPKVLGFAQFIGSPFVAAAKPRIDGQDKGLVLPQAWSSALLGSPYIRVIGSTYDIETINAVDFLMKEKGLKKGDKLGHVYFEGDYGESALAGSKHIAKEAGLTVVEQKIKPTDNDMTAQVAALKKAGVKAVVLSAGPRQAASLVGVAAAGGFNVPIIGNNSAFAPQLLATQAGPALAKNYWVASPSLPIGADTPGAKKLVADYQKAYPKDSLDNGVVAGWTAAAAFGEALKKACASKDLTREGVDKALLTIDALDTGFGIPQNFTDPKAPSSKESVILQPDKSSTGGMKVVQQPSASTVAEAYTPSA
- a CDS encoding phosphatidylserine decarboxylase, giving the protein MPHSQTSAPRDSLAGVRLARGASPWLLPTVATAALSLVRARKSGAAKAVAVPATALAAGMLWFFRDPEREITQGRVISPADGVVQSIMPWKDGRTRVAIFMSPLNVHVNRAPLSGTVTSVEHIPGGFVPAFNKESENNERVVWHFDTELGDIEMIQIAGAVARRIVPYVPQGTKVEQGERIGLIRFGSRVDIYLPEGVEVDVEVGQKTVAGVTRIDRD